The following DNA comes from Salvelinus sp. IW2-2015 unplaced genomic scaffold, ASM291031v2 Un_scaffold2972, whole genome shotgun sequence.
AGGGGTGACGGGGGTCATCAGCCGTGCAAGGCACCTCAACCTGCGCTTCTGCTGYGAGTACCCCCTCTACCAGTCCTTGTCCATGACCATGGACCTCAACCCTCTAGAGAGGTCAGAGCACCCTCTCAAAACWGCCTATGACTGGAATTGAATTGATTTTAGCATTCAAGttctcctccagtctccttttcacctcaagTAACACCTTATTTACCTAACAAAGGACACATATCAATAGGTGGTTCAGGTCAGACATGACAAGGCACAAGTTGTATCTCAAGCAAGGGCATCACATCTGACCATCAGACCAACTACTTGAACGCCCTATTCCTTAAAGTTTGCCGTTGTGTCAAAAAACAATGTTTtgctcaaaacattttttttacccggaaaatatgatatttttggttatggataATATATTTCACAAGCTGTTTAgacggtacaatgattctctacacaatgactgcttgttttgtcccataaactgaaattaggcaactTTAttaaattttagcaaccaggaaatggcagattgTTTCCGCAAATTGCACCTTTAAGCATGGTTGAAACTCTGGTTGTCCCTGCATTTTTTAAATGATGCccacacattttaaaaataaagaaatatacgtNNNNNNNNNNNNNNNNNNNNNNNNNNNNNNNNNNNNNNNNNNNNNNNNNNNNNNNNNNNNNNNNNNNNNNNNNNNNNNNNNNNNNNNNNNNNNNNNNNNNNNNNNNNNNNNNNNNNNNNNNNNNNNNNNNNNNNNNNNNNNNNNNNNNNNNNNNNNNNNNNNNNNNNNNNNNNNNNNNNNNNNNNNNNNNNNNNNNNNNNNNNNNNNNNNNNNNNNNNNNNNNNNNNNNNNNNNNNNNNNNNNNNNNNNNNNNNNNNNNNNNNNNNNNNNNNNNNNNNNNNNNNNNNNNNNNNNNNNNNNNNNNNNNNNNNNNNNNNNNNNNNNNNNNNNNNNNNNNNNNNNNNNNNNNNNNNNNNNNNNNNNNNNNNNNNNNNNNNNNNNNNNNNNNNNNNNNNNNNNNNNNNNNNNNNNNNNNNNNNNNNNNNNNNNNNNNNNNNNNNNNNNNNNNNNNNNNNNNNNNNNNNNNNNNNNNNNNNNNNNNNNNNNNNNNNNNNNNNNNNNNNNNNNNNNNNNNNNNNNNNNNNNNNNNNNNNNNNNNNNNNNNNNNNNNNNNNNNNNNNNNNNNNNNNNNNNNNNNNNNNNNNNNNNNNNNNNNNNNNNNNNNNNNNNNNNNNNNNNNNNNNNNNNNNNNNNNNNNNNNNNNNNNNNNNNNNNNNNNNNNNNNNNNNNNNNNNNNNNNNNNNNNNNNNNNNNNNNNNNNNNNNNNNNNNNNNNNNNNNNNNNNNNNNNNNNNNNNNNNNNNNNNNNNNNNNNNNNNNNNNNNNNNNNNNNNNNNNNNNNNNNNNNNNNNNNNNNNNNNNNNNNNNNNNNNNNNNNNNNNNNNNNNNNNNNNNNNNNNNNNNNNNNNNNNNNNNNNNNNNNNNNNNNNNNNNNNNNNNNNNNNNNNNNNNNNNNNNNNNNNNNNNNNNNNNNNNNNNNNNNNNNNNNNNNNNNNNNNNNNNNNNNNNNNNNNNNNNNNNNNNNNNNNNNNNNNNNNNNNNNNNNNNNNNNNNNNNNNNNNNNNNNNNNNNNNNNNNNNNNNNNNNNNNNNNNNNNNNNNNNNNNNNNNNNNNNNNNNNNNNNNNNNNNNNNNNNNNNNNNNNNNNNNNNNNNNNNNNNNNNNNNNNNNNNNNNNNNNNNNNNNNNNNNNNNNNNNNNNNNNNNNNNNNNNNNNNNNNNNNNNNNNNNNNNNNNNNNNNNNNNNNNNNNNNNNNNNNNNNNNNNNNNNNNNNNNNNNNNNNNNNNNNNNNNNNNNNNNNNNNNNNNNNNNNNNNNNNNNNNNNNNNNNNNNNNNNNNNNNNNNNNNNNNNNNNNNNNNNNNNNNNNNNNNNNNNNNNNNNNNNNNNNNNNNNNNNNNNNNNNNNNNNNNNNNNNNNNNNNNNNNNNNNNNNNNNNNNNNNNNNNNNNNNNNNNNNNNNNNNNNNNNNNNNNNNNNNNNNNNNNNNNNNNNNNNNNNNNNNNNNNNNNNNNNNNNNNNNNNNNNNNNNNNNNNNNNNNNNNNNNNNNNNNNNNNNNNNNNNNNNNNNNNNNNNNNNNNNNNNNNNNNNNNNNNNNNNNNNNNNNNNNNNNNNNNNNNNNNNNNNNNNNNNNNNNNNNNNNNNNNNNNNNNNNNNNNNNNNNNNNNNNNNNNNNNNNNNNNNNNNNNNNNNNNNNNNNNNNNNNNNNNNNNNNNNNNNNNNNNNNNNNNNNNNNNNNNNNNNNNNNNNNNNNNNNNNNNNNNNNNNNNNNNNNNNNNNNNNNNNNNNNNNNNNNNNNNNNNNNNNNNNNNNNNNNNNNNNNNNNNNNNNNNNNNNNNNNNNNNNNNNNNNNNNNNNNNNNNNNNNNNNNNNNNNNNNNNNNNNNNNNNNNNNNNNNNNNNNNNNNNNNNNNNNNNNNNNNNNNNNNNNNNNNNNNNNNNNNNNNNNNNNNNNNNNNNNNNNNNNNNNNNNNNNNNNNNNNNNNNNNNNNNNNNNNNNNNNNNNNNNNNNNNNNNNNNNNNNNNNNNNNNNNNNNNNNNNNNNNNNNNNNNNNNNNNNNNNNNNNNNNNNNNNNNNNNNNNNNNNNNNNNNNNNNNNNNNNNNNNNNNNNNNNNNNNNNNNNNNNNNNNNNNNNNNNNNNNNNNNNNNNNNNNNNNNNNNNNNNNNNNNNNNNNNNNNNNNNNNNNNNNNNNNNNNNNNNNNNNNNNNNNNNNNNNNNNNNNNNNNNNNNNNNNNNNNNNNNNNNNNNNNNNNNNNNNNNNNNNNNNNNNNNNNNNNNNNNNNNNNNNNNNNNNNNNNNNNNNNNNNNNNNNNNNNNNNNNNNNNNNNNNNNNNNNNNNNNNNNNNNNNNNNNNNNNNNNNNNNNNNNNNNNNNNNNNNNNNNNNNNNNNNNNNNNNNNNNNNNNNNNNNNNNNNNNNNNNNNNNNNNNNNNNNNNNNNNNNNNNNNNNNNNNNNNNNNNNNNNNNNNNNNNNNNNNNNNNNNNNNNNNNNNNNNNNNNNNNNNNNNNNNNNNNNNNNNNNNNNNNNNNNNNNNNNNNNNNNNNNNNNNNNNNNNNNNNNNNNNNNNNNNNNNNNNNNNNNNNNNNNNNNNNNNNNNNNNNNNNNNNNNNNNNNNNNNNNNNNNNNNNNNNNNNNNNNNNNNNNNNNNNNNNNNNNNNNNNNNNNNNNNNNNNNNNNNNNNNNNNNNNNNNNNNNNNNNNNNNNNNNNNNNNNNNNNNNNNNNNNNNNNNNNNNNNNNNNNNNNNNNNNNNNNNNNNNNNNNNNNNNNNNNNNNNNNNNNNNNNNNNNNNNNNNNNNNNNNNNNNNNNNNNNNNNNNNNNNNNNNNNNNNNNNNNNNNNNNNNNNNNNNNNNNNNNNNNNNNNNNNNNNNNNNNNNNNNNNNNNNNNNNNNNNNNNNNNNNNNNNNNNNNNNNNNNNNNNNNNNNNNNNNNNNNNNNNNNNNNNNNNNNNNNNNNNNNNNNNNNNNNNNNNNNNNNNNNNNNNNNNNNNNNNNNNNNNNNNNNNNNNNNNNNNNNNNNNNNNNNNNNNNNNNNNNNNNNNNNNNNNNNNNNNNNNNNNNNNNNNNNNNNNNNNNNNNNNNNNNNNNNNNNNNNNNNNNNNNNNNNNNNNNNNNNNNNNNNNNNNNNNNNNNNNNNNNNNNNNNNNNNNNNNNNNNNNNNNNNNNNNNNNNNNNNNNNNNNNNNNNNNNNNNNNNNNNNNNNNNNNNNNNNNNNNNNNNNNNNNNNNNNNNNNNNNNNNNNNNNNNNNNNNNNNNNNNNNNNNNNNNNNNNNNNNNNNNNNNNNNNNNNNNNNNNNNNNNNNNNNNNNNNNNNNNNNNNNNNNNNNNNNNNNNNNNNNNNNNNNNNNNNNNNNNNNNNNNNNNNNNNNNNNNNNNNNNNNNNNNNNNNNNNNNNNNNNNNNNNNNNNNNNNNNNNNNNNNNNNNNNNNNNNNNNNNNNNNNNNNNNNNNNNNNNNNNNNNNNNNNNNNNNNNNNNNNNNNNNNNNNNNNNNNNNNNNNNNNNNNNNNNNNNNNNNNNNNNNNNNNNNNNNNNNNNNNNNNNNNNNNNNNNNNNNNNNNNNNNNNNNNNNNNNNNNNNNNNNNNNNNNNNNNNNNNNNNNNNNNNNNNNNNNNNNNNNNNNNNNNNNNNNNNNNNNNNNNNNNNNNNNNNNNNNNNNNNNNNNNNNNNNNNNNNNNNNNNNNNNNNNNNNNNNNNNNNNNNNNNNNNNNNNNNNNNNNNNNNNNNNNNNNNNNNNNNNNNNNNNNNNNNNNNNNNNNNNNNNNNNNNNNNNNNNNNNNNNNNNNNNNNNNNNNNNNNNNNNNNNNNNNNNNNNNNNNNNNNNNNNNNNNNNNNNNNNNNNNNNNNNNNNNNNNNNNNNNNNNNNNNNNNNNNNNNNNNNNNNNNNNNNNNNNNNNNNNNNNNNNNNNNNNNNNNNNNNNNNNNNNNNNNNNNNNNNNNNNNNNNNNNNNNNNNNNNNNNNNNNNNNNNNNNNNNNNNNNNNNNNNNNNNNNNNNNNNNNNNNNNNNNNNNNNNNNNNNNNNNNNNNNNNNNNNNNNNNNNNNNNNNNNNNNNNNNNNNNNNNNNNNNNNNNNNNNNNNNNNNNNNNNNNNNNNNNNNNNNNNNNNNNNNNNNNNNNNNNNNNNNNNNNNNNNNNNNNNNNNNNNNNNNNNNNNNNNNNNNNNNNNNNNNNNNNNNNNNNNNNNNNNNNNNNNNNNNNNNNNNNNNNNNNNNNNNNNNNNNNNNNNNNNNNNNNNNNNNNNNNNNNNNNNNNNNNNNNNNNNNNNNNNNNNNNNNNNNNNNNNNNNNNNNNNNNNNNNNNNNNNNNNNNNNNNNNNNNNNNNNNNNNNNNNNNNNNNNNNNNNNNNNNNNNNNNNNNNNNNNNNNNNNNNNNNNNNNNNNNNNNNNNNNNNNNNNNNNNNNNNNNNNNNNNNNNNNNNNNNNNNNNNNNNNNNNNNNNNNNNNNNNNNNNNNNNNNNNNNNNNNNNNNNNNNNNNNNNNNNNNNNNNNNNNNNNNNNNNNNNNNNNNNNNNNNNNNNNNNNNNNNNNNNNNNNNNNNNNNNNNNNNNNNNNNNNNNNNNNNNNNNNNNNNNNNNNNNNNNNNNNNNNNNNNNNNNNNNNNNNNNNNNNNNNNNNNNNNNNNNNNNNNNNNNNNNNNNNNNNNNNNNNNNNNNNNNNNNNNNNNNNNNNNNNNNNNNNNNNNNNNNNNNNNNNNNNNNNNNNNNNNNNNNNNNNNNNNNNNNNNNNNNNNNNNNNNNNNNNNNNNNNNNNNNNNNNNNNNNNNNNNNNNNNNNNNNNNNNNNNNNNNNNNNNNNNNNNNNNNNNNNNNNNNNNNNNNNNNNNNNNNNNNNNNNNNNNNNNNNNNNNNNNNNNNNNNNNNNNNNNNNNNNNNNNNNNNNNNNNNNNNNNNNNNNNNNNNNNNNNNNNNNNNNNNNNNNNNNNNNNNNNNNNNNNNNNNNNNNNNNNNNNNNNNNNNNNNNNNNNNNNNNNNNNNNNNNNNNNNNNNNNNNNNNNNNNNNNNNNNNNNNNNNNNNNNNNNNNNNNNNNNNNNNNNNNNNNNNNNNNNNNNNNNNNNNNNNNNNNNNNNNNNNNNNNNNNNNNNNNNNNNNNNNNNNNNNNNNNNNNNNNNNNNNNNNNNNNNNNNNNNNNNNNNNNNNNNNNNNNNNNNNNNNNNNNNNNNNNNNNNNNNNNNNNNNNNNNNNNNNNNNNNNNNNNNNNNNNNNNNNNNNNNNNNNNNNNNNNNNNNNNNNNNNNNNNNNNNNNNNNNNNNNNNNNNNNNNNNNNNNNNNNNNNNNNNNNNNNNNNNNNNNNNNNNNNNNNNNNNNNNNNNNNNNNNNNNNNNNNNNNNNNNNNNNNNNNNNNNNNNNNNNNNNNNNNNNNNNNNNNNNNNNNNNNNNNNNNNNNNNNNNNNNNNNNNNNNNNNNNNNNNNNNNNNNNNNNNNNNNNNNNNNNNNNNNNNNNNNNNNNNNNNNNNNNNNNNNNNNNNNNNNNNNNNNNNNNNNNNNNNNNNNNNNNNNNNNNNNNNNNNNNNNNNNNNNNNNNNNNNNNNNNNNNNNNNNNNNNNNNNNNNNNNNNNNNNNNNNNNNNNNNNNNNNNNNNNNNNNNNNNNNNNNNNNNNNNNNNNNNNNNNNNNNNNNNNNNNNNNNNNNNNNNNNNNNNNNNNNNNNNNNNNNNNNNNNNNNNNNNNNNNNNNNNNNNNNNNNNNNNNNNNNNNNNNNNNNNNNNNNNNNNNNNNNNNNNNNNNNNNNNNNNNNNNNNNNNNNNNNNNNNNNNNNNNNNNNNNNNNNNNNNNNNNNNNNNNNNNNNNNNNNNNNNNNNNNNNNNNNNNNNNNNNNNNNNNNNNNNNNNNNNNNNNNNNNNNNNNNNNNNNNNNNNNNNNNNNNNNNNNNNNNNNNNNNNNNNNNNNNNNNNNNNNNNNNNNNNNNNNNNNNNNNNNNNNNNNNNNNNNNNNNNNNNNNNNNNNNNNNNNNNNNNNNNNNNNNNNNNNNNNNNNNNNNNNNNNNNNNNNNNNNNNNNNNNNNNNNNNNNNNNNNNNNNNNNNNNNNNNNNNNNNNNNNNNNNNNNNNNNNNNNNNNNNNNNNNNNNNNNNNNNNNNNNNNNNNNNNNNNNNNNNNNNNNNNNNNNNNNNNNNNNNNNNNNNNNNNNNNNNNNNNNNNNNNNNNNNNNNNNNATAATAACACTGGAAATTACATCGTTAGTGATAAAGTATAGGCTTAACTTACTTTGCCAGCAGCTACATAGGCTACCACCCACTGTTTGAGTTGAGCGCTGGGGTGGTGCGCATATAGactgtttattatttttcatCTGAACATCAGTGTGTCAGCAACAATCATACATTTCAGTTCAGTGCACACAGCGTATGCACTGAACTCACCAGAATTCTTCTTCCCGCAGTGACTTTAACCCTTGTAAGACTATTCGGCTCATTTGTCATAATtgacttaaagggatactgcagATTCTGGCTACCGTAACTGTAGACTtcaagtcattgcgctaacactaatTAGTATTGGCTCACCGAAACTTTTCCGTCATAcagcacgcagagacataaaaatggtatccacgagttcatctgactctgggtaagtagaaaaaatGCCAGATCCCGCCGAAAAAGGCCAAAAATAAAGGTTATTTGTAGAGCACATTTTATACAGGTAAAGCGCAACCCAAAATGTTGTACAAAAAGGATTATAAAAGATACTTTTAATATAAAAAGATAATTGGATAATAGGATAACATGAGCATAAAACAGAGTTTCACCCACTGACTACAGAATATTAACAATGATATACTGTACTAGCACAGCCTCTTGTGCCTTAAATACATCTTCCAGCTATGTTTtttacttttcctgttgaaaagcaataaatacagtacacacactgaaAGGTAAAACTCTTTGCAGCTgctgtacaaaaccgaaagtaacaGATGCAAAAACATAACTTAAGAAcaagaagcatagaaatagcgcatatAAAAGCGATCtgccacttcttagacttgctttcaatgagaatgacagatatctaactcacatttctatgtgaatttggtctggtCGCAGAAAAGTTAAATATTGTAGTTTTAAGTCGCAACTGTGCAACAGAGCTCTTAAAAGAGGCAATGTCATCTTAAAAGGGAAATGACATACTTCGTAATAGAaactaaaaaaatgtataactttgagtgtataattaataataataacaatcagGATGTYGTGTCCAATGGGGTRAATGCATATGGACAAACCCCATGCTTCAGCATATGTATTTATAGCGACTATGCAGCACCAGTTGGGTTCAGGTaataatgcttattgctaatagcaCATGTGATAATATAGACagaccatgcataggctatatgcATTGTCCAATATGTCAAAAAATAATCGTTTTTACCAatgttattgggctcatttctgaaggtggaaattatattatattttattttcattcattttagagTAGAAACTACTTctaaaaagtcaccagaactgagctTCTCAGACCGTCTacataaaaaaaatcccagaggAGGAACCTGGAACCCCCTAAGTAAGGGTACTGGAATAGGTCAAACTTGCAGTTTATGTACAATACATGTACTCTTTCCCTAAAAGTATGATGGTCAttactttttttacatggcagggGAGGTTAACTAGGCCCCTCAGACAATCGGTTTGAGATCGACTYCTGTTTCAGTCATGGGATTTTWAAAATCTTCAACCCCTGAGTTTTGTCTAGTTATTTGAATAACCTTTTGTTCCTCTGCTCCRTAGCATTGTGACCAAGAAGCTTCCCTCCGGCAAGGGCCACTACCAAATACGGATGATCCCGTACCAGGATGCCGGCTTCCGCTACCCGTTATCCGGTTCTCACATCAACGTGGAGATTGACCAGCAGATCTATGTGGCCGTGCAGGTGGACGGAGTGGACGGTCATCAGATCTCCACTGTGCTGGACTCCTGTTGGGCCACGCCTGTGAACGACCCAAGCTACGCCGTCCGCTGGAATCTTATTGCTAGAGAGTATGGAGACATTATGTTTATCCAAAGGGAAATGTTAGCATGTTCAGAGCCACAAATTGTCCCCATGTTGGGAATAATAGATTTGAAAGTGTAGGTttgatatttaatttttttaccaaTTACCATTCCAAAACGATCAAAACAAAAATGGTCATAACTTTTACTTATGGTGGCGCCATAGCTACGGGAAGTAAGGGTCCTGAATAATCAGAATTGAACAAAACATTCTCAGCaacccaacccccccaccccctggcAAACTACTTCCTGCAGCTATGGGTGGCGCTCTAAACATGCACAAATTCCCATGGGAACCCAGCCATTTTAAAAGTGCAGGACTTGTGCAACGTCCCATGCTTTCATTTTCGCCTTACAGGATATATACATGTGAGAAGAAAGCTTTAGTCATAACCTTTTCCTGATGTAATCAGATCTCATGTCTGATTCTCAATTATCCACTTGCGATTTTCAAGCCAGACATCTTAAAATGACGCTAGCAATCGGTACCAGGTCCAAAACAACCGCGCAGTTCGACAGGTTGTCATTTCCTGGTCAAcgaaaattgtatttatttaacaaggaAAATACACTTGATGGAACAAAATAGTTGAGATATTGATAAATGCTTGACTGTTAAACCATCTAATGTAATCGCACTAATCACCAAAATGACATTTAATTTAGAAAGTGAAAATAACCATATTTAATTTACTTCCTCCTTCACTTCCTCCTCCATTTCCTCCCCTGCTTCCTTGTTTACTCCAGGTGCCTCACCTGAGGACAGCACGGTGGAGCTTATCCAAAATGGCGTCTCCACATCGGCCCACTTCCCCTTCCGGATGTTCACCTTCACCAGGAACTCCTCCAGTGTCTTCCTGCACTGTCAGGTCCACCTGTGTCTGCTGCACCTCAACGACTGCACCACTGTGAGTCTCCTCCCAACACACCTGGGCCTGTTCATTTGGCAAAACGTTTGAAAACATTGTGTAAGGCACAAATGAAACAGGTTCCAGGGTTAAAAGAGTATTTGtttactttcaaatactttgggCATTTAATTGagcctgtctggagtgccagatgtgtgtggtttgctctTTTGCGACTATTCCATTGTTGATTCCATTGTACCAGGCAAGCTCAAAGCTTTACGTTAAAGTGGCatccgcagttgaaacaatatCAAAGTGTTTTCCCTgccactgtttcggtaaaaagctgagggatggggctgaagaaatgtaaaCACTCAAATTGATAAACAGAGCATGGATGCAagtactgaccatccatgatatgaaACGTatatttttaaccatgttttgaggctatacagtgttttttttattttaatttgttaaGAAAATTGGTGTACAAAAAcattttggggttctgatggggtagaACAGTTAAACTAATCTCATGAGGCATTAATAAGTGATATTTgtaaagaatcaatgggtacatatcattcattttttAATcctaaaatggatgtagcaactggagattgcccctttaaaatggAACTAAATTATCTTTTTTTAATTTACCCAGGTCTGCCTCCGCACACCGAAGTCAAGCATCCTGTTGATGCCTTTGAtatggattttttaaatttattgaaCTTTGACATTTTTCTCCAAATTCAGCGATGTTTAGATAATCCTCTCACTTTGTGAGTTAATGTCAAATAGCCAAGACAACCACTTACAAATAGTTAAATGTAAGAAATATGTTATGGAATCATCCTAGATAGTTTAACTTGTTTACAAAAGTAGTCATTTGGAGGAAACTCTAGTGGTCCATAGCCTAAACATGGTAATACAGTCTGC
Coding sequences within:
- the LOC112075076 gene encoding pancreatic secretory granule membrane major glycoprotein GP2-like, which codes for SNGTHFIYQNYIQGEVEPHGGVTGVISRARHLNLRFCCEYPLYQSLSMTMDLNPLESIVTKKLPSGKGHYQIRMIPYQDAGFRYPLSGSHINVEIDQQIYVAVQVDGVDGHQISTVLDSCWATPVNDPSYAVRWNLIAREYGDIMFIQREMLACSEPQIVPMLGIIDLKV